The following proteins come from a genomic window of Montipora foliosa isolate CH-2021 chromosome 2, ASM3666993v2, whole genome shotgun sequence:
- the LOC137992381 gene encoding pituitary tumor-transforming gene 1 protein-interacting protein-like produces MEKIGLCVLLAICPCATAFTAENSSTTQATFSPTTSTTVTTNITTTPTTVRPTSEPADTCDRRHSSCGDCVKEMKCYWCGGDDTCKRYPAAKVIPRDCEGNDWFWKQCVIPGYILIYVIPSVSFVLLVVLGCCIYCLCCRNRCRKSFRKDDREVQRRREEIKQRYAERRAERKMKTDAIRQKYGLLSNEDDAEVA; encoded by the exons ATGGAAAAGATAGGGCTTTGTGTTTTGCTCGCGATCTGTCCATGTGCAACTGCTTTCACTGCGGAAAACAGTTCAACAACCCAAGCTACGTTCTCCCCCACAACCTCAACTACAGTGACAACAAATATCACTACAACTCCAACGACTGTTCGTCCTACGTCTGAACCAGCAGATACCTGTGATCGGAGACATTCATCTTGTGGCGATTGTGTTAAAGAAATGAAATGTTACTGGTGTGGTGGTGATGACACTTGTAAAAGGTATCCAGCGGCAAAGGTGATTCCTCGCGACTGTGAAGGCAACGACTGGTTCTGGAAGCAGTGTGTTATTCCAG GTTACATCCTTATCTATGTGATACCAAGTGTGTCATTTGTCCTCCTTGTGGTGCTGGGCTGTTGTATTTACTGCTTGTGCTGTCGAAATCGGTGTCGAAAAAGCTTTCGCAAGGACGATAGAGAAGTGCAAAGAAGACGTGAAGAAATTAAGCAAAGGTATGCAGAGAGAAGGGCAGAACGGAAAATGAAGACTGATGCAATCCGACAGAAGTATGGACTGCTTAGTAATGAAGATGATGCTGAAGTTGCATAA